The following coding sequences are from one Comamonas koreensis window:
- a CDS encoding LysR family transcriptional regulator gives MGPGNRPLDLEWLEDFMALADTGNFSRAAEARAIAQPAFSRHIRSLEDWVGVELFDRSAHPAALTPAGQRFLPLLQNVLANLEAARIKARAAHDTAAASLRFAATHVLSLTFFPRWLVGMEAQLRMGPIQTMSDSSLACEDLMLQRRVQFVLCHGHAAVPGRLDEGQYPVLRLSDDLLRPVSAAAPDAPGQPLHRIGQDSAVPVLAYSEASGLGRIMRSRMRGMFADGADAVHSPTPGMAQGVAVVFTAHHAALLKTMALEGRGVAWLPHSLITEELRSGSLVPAGDDRWNVPVEIRLYRQRSEMAPAAEALWALVQAQNSASSSHHQPVTGA, from the coding sequence ATGGGACCCGGCAACCGCCCGCTCGATCTGGAGTGGCTCGAAGACTTCATGGCACTGGCCGATACCGGCAACTTCTCGCGCGCAGCCGAGGCCCGCGCCATCGCCCAGCCCGCCTTTAGCCGCCATATCCGCTCGCTGGAAGACTGGGTCGGCGTGGAGCTGTTTGACCGCAGCGCCCACCCCGCCGCGCTCACCCCCGCCGGCCAGCGCTTTCTGCCGCTGCTGCAAAACGTGCTGGCCAACCTGGAGGCCGCCCGCATCAAGGCCCGCGCCGCGCACGACACAGCGGCCGCCAGCCTGCGCTTTGCCGCCACCCATGTGCTGTCGCTCACCTTCTTTCCGCGCTGGCTGGTGGGCATGGAAGCGCAGTTGCGCATGGGTCCGATCCAGACGATGAGCGACAGCTCACTTGCCTGCGAGGACCTGATGCTGCAGCGGCGCGTGCAGTTTGTGCTGTGCCACGGCCATGCCGCTGTGCCCGGGCGCCTGGACGAAGGCCAGTACCCCGTGCTGCGCCTGTCCGATGACCTGCTACGCCCGGTCAGCGCCGCTGCCCCCGATGCCCCCGGCCAGCCGCTGCACCGCATCGGCCAGGACAGCGCTGTACCCGTGCTCGCCTACAGCGAAGCCTCGGGCCTGGGCCGCATCATGCGGTCGCGCATGCGCGGCATGTTTGCCGATGGCGCAGACGCCGTGCACTCCCCCACCCCCGGTATGGCGCAGGGCGTCGCCGTCGTCTTTACCGCCCACCACGCGGCCTTACTCAAAACCATGGCCCTGGAAGGCCGAGGCGTCGCCTGGCTGCCCCACAGCCTTATCACCGAAGAGCTGCGCAGCGGCAGCCTGGTGCCCGCGGGCGACGACCGCTGGAACGTACCGGTGGAGATCCGCCTGTACCGCCAACGGTCGGAGATGGCGCCTGCGGCGGAAGCCTTGTGGGCGCTGGTTCAGGCGCAAAATTCAGCCTCCAGCAGCCACCACCAGCCCGTCACAGGCGCCTAA
- a CDS encoding dihydrodipicolinate synthase family protein gives MPAIANYRGIIPAISCPFTPDHRIDEPALRKLASWLAGHDGVVAIMTNGHTGEVFSLTPSERAEVTRIVADELKGRLPVISSIVCEGLADAAEHARAAVEAGAVALDVMPPHHWLRFGFTSGHALQYFDAIHKAAPHADLVCHVYPAWTRASYSSQLLADLARLPYLQAFKVGQRDMNKYARDIQAIREADASKAILTCHDEYLLASMVQGVDGALVGFATFIPQLIIDLWNAVKAGDLKKAMEVQAIITPLKDAVYGGGEPTGEAHARMKGGMYLAGVIDDATVRPPTEAPNAKEVEALRAAVKQAGLLKR, from the coding sequence ATGCCTGCCATCGCGAATTATCGTGGAATTATTCCCGCCATCTCTTGCCCTTTCACCCCTGACCATCGCATTGACGAGCCCGCGCTGCGTAAGCTCGCCTCCTGGCTAGCCGGCCACGATGGCGTGGTCGCGATCATGACCAACGGCCATACCGGCGAGGTGTTCTCGCTGACGCCCTCCGAGCGCGCTGAGGTGACGCGCATTGTGGCTGATGAGCTCAAAGGCCGCCTGCCGGTGATCTCGTCCATCGTCTGCGAAGGCCTGGCCGATGCGGCCGAACATGCCCGCGCTGCGGTGGAAGCCGGTGCCGTGGCGCTGGATGTCATGCCCCCGCACCACTGGCTGCGCTTTGGCTTCACCTCCGGCCATGCGCTGCAGTATTTCGATGCCATCCACAAAGCCGCCCCCCATGCCGACCTGGTCTGCCATGTCTACCCGGCCTGGACGCGTGCCTCCTACTCGTCGCAACTGCTGGCCGACCTGGCCAGGCTGCCGTACCTGCAGGCCTTCAAGGTGGGCCAGCGCGACATGAACAAATATGCCCGCGACATCCAGGCGATCCGCGAGGCCGATGCCTCCAAGGCCATCCTGACCTGCCACGACGAGTACCTGCTCGCCTCGATGGTGCAGGGCGTGGACGGCGCGCTGGTGGGTTTTGCGACGTTTATTCCGCAGCTGATCATCGACCTGTGGAATGCGGTGAAGGCAGGCGACCTGAAGAAGGCGATGGAAGTGCAGGCCATCATCACCCCGCTCAAGGATGCCGTGTATGGCGGGGGCGAGCCCACCGGCGAGGCCCATGCCCGTATGAAGGGTGGCATGTACCTGGCCGGCGTGATCGACGACGCCACCGTGCGCCCACCGACCGAAGCGCCCAATGCCAAGGAAGTGGAGGCACTGCGCGCGGCCGTCAAGCAAGCCGGGTTGCTCAAGCGCTAA
- a CDS encoding Bug family tripartite tricarboxylate transporter substrate binding protein, translating into MQRQPFIRTALRSAIGAAALALAASGFAQTYPAKPVRVVIPFPPGGTLDAVGRMLGQKLADQLGQPFVIENKPGASGVIGGETVARAPADGYTLLFSASTHVTAPLTLKSVPYNVTQDFVPIALVAKAPLSVAINKNLPVTDIKSLIAYGKAHPGKMTFAVGSLGSAGHLSTELLKRAGGLDYLIVPYKGTAPAFQDLIGGQIDGFIDPILGSLQYHKGGMLRVVAVTSAERVPSLPDVPTVAETIPGYEFYSWYGLWAPAKTAPALVQRLNAEVNKALVDMAPKLKEQGLLPTPGSAEDFVKFQRSEMDRAQKIVSEGGIRAD; encoded by the coding sequence ATGCAACGCCAACCATTCATCCGTACCGCGCTACGCAGCGCCATCGGTGCCGCCGCCCTGGCCCTGGCCGCCAGCGGCTTTGCGCAGACCTACCCGGCCAAGCCGGTGCGCGTCGTGATTCCCTTTCCGCCGGGCGGCACGCTCGATGCGGTGGGCCGTATGCTGGGCCAGAAGCTCGCCGACCAGCTGGGCCAGCCCTTTGTCATCGAGAACAAGCCCGGTGCCAGCGGCGTGATCGGCGGTGAGACGGTGGCCCGCGCGCCGGCCGATGGCTACACCTTGCTGTTCAGTGCCTCCACGCATGTCACAGCGCCGCTGACGCTCAAGTCCGTGCCCTACAACGTCACGCAGGATTTTGTGCCGATTGCGCTGGTGGCCAAGGCCCCGCTGTCCGTGGCCATCAACAAGAACCTGCCGGTGACCGATATCAAGTCGCTCATCGCCTACGGCAAGGCCCACCCCGGCAAGATGACCTTTGCCGTGGGGTCGCTGGGCTCGGCCGGGCATCTGTCTACCGAGCTGCTCAAGCGCGCGGGCGGCCTGGACTACCTGATCGTTCCGTACAAGGGCACGGCACCGGCGTTCCAGGATTTGATTGGCGGCCAGATCGATGGCTTTATCGACCCGATCCTGGGATCCCTCCAGTACCACAAGGGCGGCATGCTGCGGGTGGTGGCCGTCACCTCGGCCGAGCGTGTGCCCAGCCTTCCGGATGTGCCTACCGTGGCCGAGACCATTCCCGGCTATGAGTTCTACAGCTGGTATGGCCTCTGGGCGCCTGCCAAGACTGCGCCCGCGCTGGTGCAGCGCCTCAACGCCGAGGTGAACAAGGCCCTGGTCGATATGGCGCCCAAGCTCAAGGAACAAGGCCTGCTGCCCACGCCCGGTAGCGCCGAGGACTTTGTGAAATTCCAGCGCAGCGAGATGGACCGTGCGCAAAAGATCGTGAGCGAAGGAGGCATCCGTGCAGACTGA
- a CDS encoding SDR family NAD(P)-dependent oxidoreductase, which produces MQTELGHVVVTGASIGIGCAIADALLAAGWRVTGLDVAQATIVHGGYAHVPVDLTDGAAIARTAAALPAVDALVHAAGVLRVGALGQLDHDGGALMWRLHVDAATRLADAIVPGMAQRGQGRVVFIGSRVAQGMAGRGQYAATKAALIALARSWAAEVAAQGVTLNVVSPAATATGMLNDPARAGSAPRLPPMGRLIEPAEIAALVGFLLSPAAAAITGQDIAICGGSSLAR; this is translated from the coding sequence GTGCAGACTGAGCTGGGCCATGTCGTCGTAACCGGAGCGAGCATCGGCATCGGCTGCGCCATTGCCGATGCGCTGCTGGCGGCGGGCTGGCGCGTCACGGGGCTCGATGTGGCGCAGGCCACCATCGTGCATGGCGGCTATGCGCATGTGCCGGTTGATCTGACGGACGGCGCCGCCATTGCGCGCACCGCTGCGGCCTTGCCCGCTGTGGATGCGCTGGTGCATGCCGCCGGCGTGCTGCGCGTGGGCGCGTTGGGCCAGCTCGACCATGACGGCGGCGCGCTGATGTGGCGCCTGCATGTGGATGCCGCCACGCGCCTGGCCGATGCCATCGTGCCCGGCATGGCGCAGCGCGGCCAAGGCCGGGTCGTGTTTATCGGCAGCCGGGTGGCGCAGGGCATGGCAGGGCGCGGCCAGTACGCCGCCACCAAGGCGGCCTTGATCGCGCTGGCGCGCAGCTGGGCGGCCGAGGTGGCTGCGCAGGGCGTGACGCTGAATGTGGTCTCGCCCGCAGCCACAGCGACTGGCATGTTGAACGACCCGGCCCGCGCCGGCAGTGCGCCGCGCCTGCCACCCATGGGCCGCTTGATCGAGCCGGCCGAGATCGCCGCCCTGGTGGGCTTTCTTTTGTCTCCGGCGGCGGCAGCCATTACCGGGCAGGACATCGCCATCTGTGGTGGCTCGTCACTGGCCCGCTGA
- a CDS encoding mandelate racemase/muconate lactonizing enzyme family protein, translating to MKIVNILESTRPIKSDIRNAYIDFSKMTLSLVAVVTDVIRDGKPVIGYGFNSNGRYGQGALMRDRFIPRVLEAQPGSLLDETGENLDPHKVWARMMINEKPGGHGERSVAVGTIDMAVWDATAKIAGKPLFQLLAERYGNGTANPRVFVYAAGGYYYPGKGLEALQREMESYLARGYSVVKMKIGGATLAEDCERIESVLKILGPGQQLAVDANGRFDLQTAIDYGKALSQYPLFWYEEAGDPLDYELQAKLGEVYKGPMATGENLFSMQDARNLIRHGGMHKDRDWLQFDCALSYGLVEYLRTLDMLKEYGWSPSRCIPHGGHQMSLAIAAGLGLGGNESYPDLFQPYGGFPDGVKVDNGYVTLPALPGIGFEGKSDLIAEMRALAS from the coding sequence ATGAAGATCGTCAACATCCTCGAATCCACCCGTCCCATCAAGTCGGACATCCGCAACGCCTACATCGACTTCTCCAAGATGACCTTGAGCCTGGTGGCCGTGGTCACCGATGTCATCCGCGATGGCAAGCCCGTCATTGGCTACGGCTTCAATTCCAACGGCCGCTACGGGCAGGGCGCGCTGATGCGCGACCGCTTTATCCCGCGCGTGCTCGAAGCCCAGCCCGGCAGCCTGCTGGACGAGACCGGCGAGAACCTGGACCCGCACAAGGTCTGGGCCCGCATGATGATCAATGAAAAGCCCGGCGGCCATGGCGAGCGCTCGGTGGCGGTCGGCACCATCGACATGGCCGTCTGGGATGCCACGGCCAAGATCGCCGGCAAGCCCTTGTTTCAGCTGCTGGCTGAGCGCTATGGCAATGGCACAGCCAACCCGCGCGTGTTTGTCTATGCCGCCGGCGGCTACTACTACCCCGGCAAGGGCCTGGAGGCACTTCAGCGCGAAATGGAAAGCTACCTGGCGCGCGGCTACTCGGTGGTCAAGATGAAGATTGGCGGAGCTACCCTGGCCGAGGACTGCGAGCGCATTGAATCGGTGCTGAAAATCCTGGGCCCGGGCCAGCAACTGGCGGTGGATGCCAATGGCCGCTTTGACCTGCAGACCGCCATCGACTACGGCAAGGCGCTGTCGCAGTACCCGCTGTTCTGGTACGAAGAGGCCGGTGATCCGCTGGACTACGAGCTGCAGGCCAAGCTGGGCGAAGTCTACAAAGGCCCCATGGCCACGGGCGAGAACCTGTTCTCGATGCAGGATGCCCGCAACCTGATCCGCCACGGCGGCATGCACAAGGACCGCGACTGGCTGCAGTTTGACTGCGCGCTGAGCTATGGCCTGGTGGAATACCTGCGCACCTTGGACATGCTCAAGGAATACGGCTGGTCGCCCAGCCGCTGCATTCCCCACGGCGGCCACCAGATGTCGCTGGCCATCGCCGCAGGCCTGGGCCTGGGCGGCAACGAGAGCTACCCGGACCTGTTCCAGCCCTATGGCGGCTTCCCCGATGGCGTGAAGGTGGACAACGGCTATGTCACGCTGCCAGCGCTGCCAGGCATCGGCTTTGAAGGCAAGTCCGACCTGATTGCGGAGATGCGGGCCCTGGCTTCCTGA
- a CDS encoding ABC transporter substrate-binding protein — protein MKSVRPHALLLSLLAAMAAPSASWAQVSDDVVRIGVMGDQTGPYSGNGGPGHALAVKMAVEDFGGKVLGKPIEVVVADDQNKPDIGLSITRRWLDVEKFDTIVGNSASSIALTVAQLMKERSKPYLIAGTTTADLTNKACSPMNFNFVADSYAMPKAGVKALMKQGVKSFYFIAVDYAFGQAYLDEATRFIKEGGGKVAGVTRHPLGTADFSSYLLQAQASGAEAIVIINAGLDLSNALKQAAEYRIARGGQKVAVFGMTINSVTAMGLDVAQGLQLALPFYWDQNDETRAWSKRFMARYNNGAPTYLMAGAYSATTHYLQAVQAAGTDEGKAVAAKIRELPVNDFFSKQVKVRADGQVLRPLYAVQVKTPAESKAKFDYYKIIGTIAPEEAWRPASESACDLLKGQ, from the coding sequence GTGAAATCTGTACGCCCGCATGCATTGCTTTTGTCGTTATTGGCGGCCATGGCCGCGCCGTCCGCTTCCTGGGCCCAGGTCAGTGATGACGTGGTCCGCATTGGTGTGATGGGGGACCAGACGGGGCCTTACTCGGGCAATGGCGGTCCCGGCCATGCGCTGGCCGTCAAGATGGCGGTCGAGGACTTTGGTGGCAAGGTGCTGGGCAAGCCCATCGAGGTGGTGGTAGCCGACGACCAGAACAAGCCCGACATCGGCCTGAGCATCACCCGCCGCTGGCTGGATGTGGAGAAGTTCGACACGATCGTCGGCAACTCCGCCTCGTCGATTGCGCTGACGGTGGCCCAGCTGATGAAGGAGCGCAGCAAGCCCTACCTGATCGCAGGCACCACGACGGCCGACCTGACCAACAAGGCCTGCTCGCCGATGAATTTCAATTTTGTCGCCGACTCCTACGCGATGCCCAAGGCGGGGGTGAAGGCGCTGATGAAGCAGGGCGTCAAGAGCTTCTACTTCATCGCGGTCGACTACGCCTTTGGCCAGGCCTACCTGGACGAGGCCACGCGCTTTATCAAAGAGGGTGGCGGCAAGGTGGCCGGGGTCACGCGCCACCCGCTGGGCACGGCCGATTTCTCGTCCTACCTGCTGCAGGCGCAGGCCAGTGGTGCCGAGGCGATTGTCATCATCAACGCGGGGCTGGACCTGTCCAACGCCCTCAAGCAAGCGGCTGAGTACCGCATTGCCCGCGGTGGCCAGAAGGTGGCGGTGTTTGGCATGACGATCAACAGCGTCACCGCCATGGGCCTGGATGTGGCCCAGGGCCTGCAGCTGGCGCTGCCCTTCTACTGGGACCAGAACGACGAGACCCGGGCCTGGTCCAAGCGCTTCATGGCGCGCTACAACAATGGCGCGCCCACCTACCTGATGGCCGGTGCCTACAGCGCCACCACGCACTACCTGCAGGCGGTGCAGGCCGCCGGCACCGACGAGGGCAAGGCCGTGGCGGCCAAGATCCGCGAGCTGCCGGTCAACGACTTCTTCTCCAAGCAGGTCAAGGTGCGGGCCGATGGCCAGGTGCTGCGCCCGCTCTATGCGGTGCAGGTCAAGACCCCGGCGGAGTCCAAGGCCAAGTTCGACTACTACAAGATCATCGGCACCATCGCGCCTGAAGAGGCCTGGCGACCCGCCTCCGAGAGCGCCTGCGACCTGCTCAAGGGGCAGTGA
- a CDS encoding SDR family NAD(P)-dependent oxidoreductase — protein sequence MGRTLVTGAARGIGRAIALRLAQDAHDQADPAQLTLLDQHAAELDAVAAELQALGAQVQVLAGDLSGLDFAAQAVAAAVQHWGGLDGLVSNAGAAFPGALSDYPVADWDRTFALNARAPLLLAQAALAPLRASGGSIVVITSVSASHATPPLGAYSASKAAALMLVRQLATEWGPLGVRINALSPGLIATPGTALAYADPAAKAQREQRVPLRRIGEPGDIAGAVSFLLSDAAAYVNGAELVVDGGLAHTMMASLPQKAWQDQAALSRLPQAVAAR from the coding sequence ATGGGCCGCACTCTCGTCACCGGTGCCGCACGCGGCATTGGCCGCGCCATTGCGCTGCGCCTGGCCCAAGACGCCCATGACCAAGCCGACCCAGCGCAACTGACCCTGCTGGACCAGCATGCGGCCGAGCTCGATGCGGTGGCCGCTGAGCTGCAAGCGCTGGGCGCGCAGGTCCAGGTGCTGGCGGGTGATCTGTCGGGGCTGGACTTTGCCGCCCAGGCGGTGGCCGCTGCCGTGCAGCACTGGGGCGGGCTCGATGGCCTGGTCAGCAATGCGGGCGCGGCTTTTCCCGGGGCCTTGAGCGACTACCCGGTGGCCGACTGGGACCGGACCTTTGCGCTCAATGCGCGGGCGCCATTGCTGCTGGCCCAGGCGGCCCTGGCACCGCTGCGTGCCAGTGGCGGCAGCATCGTGGTCATCACCTCGGTATCGGCCAGCCATGCCACACCACCGCTGGGCGCCTACAGCGCCAGCAAGGCGGCCGCGCTGATGCTGGTGCGCCAGCTGGCGACCGAGTGGGGGCCGCTGGGTGTGCGCATCAATGCGCTCTCGCCCGGCTTGATCGCCACGCCCGGTACCGCGCTGGCCTATGCCGATCCGGCAGCCAAGGCTCAGCGCGAGCAGCGCGTACCGCTGCGCCGCATTGGTGAGCCGGGTGACATAGCCGGTGCCGTCAGCTTCTTGCTGAGCGATGCGGCTGCGTACGTCAACGGCGCCGAGCTGGTGGTCGATGGCGGGCTGGCCCACACGATGATGGCCTCGCTGCCGCAAAAAGCCTGGCAGGACCAGGCGGCGCTAAGCCGCTTGCCCCAGGCCGTTGCCGCGCGTTAG
- a CDS encoding Bug family tripartite tricarboxylate transporter substrate binding protein has translation MSISQKFKRAATWGVFIGAWAGAVVQAAEFPDKQVTIVVPYAAGGFTDQVARAIAPVLAEKWGKPVVIDNRPGGGTTIGTALVARAPADGHTLLLSSLGYLTNPLMMPRLPYDPQDLKPLMMVSESPSVLYVGKQVPANNLAEFASYMRANDGKVAFASSGVGSSPHICAEMLASAVGAHIIHAPYRGNAPALNALMAGEVAALLDAPSAVSYVQAGRMKVLGVASDKPVRSALPLTPFSQSSAPELKPYSCSSFFGFFMPAKVPAALQQRIYRDLRAVVEVPTVAEGVTRPGGELHLLGPEDFTAYLDAQRPRWAAVIREKHITQE, from the coding sequence GTGTCTATCTCTCAAAAATTCAAGCGGGCCGCCACCTGGGGCGTGTTCATCGGCGCCTGGGCCGGGGCCGTGGTGCAGGCGGCGGAGTTCCCTGACAAGCAGGTCACCATCGTTGTGCCCTATGCGGCCGGCGGCTTTACCGACCAGGTGGCCCGCGCCATTGCGCCGGTGCTGGCCGAGAAATGGGGCAAGCCGGTGGTGATCGACAACCGCCCCGGCGGCGGCACCACCATTGGCACGGCCCTGGTCGCCCGGGCCCCTGCCGATGGCCACACCCTGCTGCTGAGCAGCCTGGGTTACTTGACCAACCCGCTGATGATGCCCCGCCTGCCCTATGACCCGCAGGACCTGAAACCTTTGATGATGGTGTCCGAGTCGCCCAGCGTGCTCTATGTAGGCAAGCAGGTGCCCGCCAACAACCTGGCCGAGTTTGCCAGCTATATGCGCGCCAATGACGGCAAGGTGGCCTTTGCCTCGTCGGGCGTCGGCTCCAGCCCGCATATCTGCGCCGAGATGCTGGCCTCGGCCGTCGGCGCGCACATCATCCACGCGCCCTACCGGGGCAATGCCCCGGCCTTGAACGCCTTGATGGCCGGCGAGGTAGCGGCCTTGCTGGATGCGCCCAGCGCAGTGAGCTATGTGCAGGCCGGGCGCATGAAGGTGCTGGGTGTGGCCAGCGACAAACCCGTGCGCAGCGCACTGCCGCTGACCCCGTTCTCCCAGTCGTCCGCGCCTGAGCTCAAGCCCTACAGCTGCAGCAGCTTCTTTGGCTTCTTCATGCCTGCCAAGGTGCCCGCAGCACTGCAGCAGCGCATCTACCGCGATCTGCGCGCGGTGGTGGAAGTGCCCACGGTAGCCGAGGGCGTGACCCGCCCCGGCGGCGAGCTGCACCTGCTCGGCCCCGAAGACTTCACCGCCTACCTGGATGCCCAGCGCCCGCGCTGGGCCGCCGTGATCCGAGAAAAGCACATTACCCAGGAATGA
- a CDS encoding acyl-CoA dehydrogenase family protein has product MTATTDPYADFRQTLRDFAQQHCPPALKAKVRANEKLGRAEMSEWAKILQRKGWSAPNWPIEWGGTGWDMQQRYLFEEVMAQEDCPPLYHHGIGHIGPVIMHFGTPAQKERYLPRIVDGSEWWCQGYSEPGAGSDLASLRTAAVRDGDDYVINGQKIWTSHAQEADMMYTLVRTSKEGKKQAGISLLLVPMDAPGIEVRPIPTIDHWHHVNEVFLRDVRVPVANLIGEEGGGWACAKFLLDRERLSPATVPRLVRLLEQIEQPLRERGRSQQGASQHMLLERLFLAQAAVAGAKEMLISAIDEEMQGTLASSKSSALKLFCSDLAQQIIGIAFDMSPDYAARLIPSLPESSPADVELKRELIHTYLFYRSRTLAGGTSEVQKNVIARDIFGA; this is encoded by the coding sequence ATGACAGCAACCACCGATCCCTATGCCGATTTTCGACAAACCCTGCGCGACTTTGCGCAGCAGCACTGCCCGCCCGCGCTGAAAGCCAAGGTCCGCGCCAACGAGAAGCTGGGCCGCGCCGAGATGAGCGAGTGGGCCAAGATCCTGCAGCGCAAGGGCTGGAGCGCCCCCAACTGGCCGATCGAATGGGGCGGCACCGGCTGGGACATGCAGCAGCGCTATTTGTTTGAAGAAGTGATGGCGCAGGAAGACTGCCCGCCGCTCTACCACCATGGCATCGGCCACATCGGCCCGGTGATCATGCACTTTGGCACGCCTGCGCAAAAGGAGCGCTACCTGCCGCGCATTGTGGACGGCAGCGAATGGTGGTGCCAGGGCTATTCCGAGCCCGGCGCCGGCTCCGACCTGGCCTCGCTGCGCACGGCGGCGGTGCGCGATGGCGATGACTATGTCATCAACGGCCAGAAGATCTGGACCTCTCACGCGCAGGAGGCCGACATGATGTACACCCTGGTGCGCACCTCCAAGGAGGGCAAGAAGCAGGCCGGCATCTCCTTGCTGCTGGTGCCGATGGATGCGCCCGGCATTGAAGTGCGCCCCATCCCGACGATTGACCACTGGCACCATGTCAACGAGGTGTTCTTGCGCGATGTGCGCGTGCCCGTGGCCAACCTGATTGGCGAGGAGGGCGGCGGATGGGCCTGCGCCAAGTTCCTGCTCGACCGCGAGCGCCTGTCGCCCGCGACCGTGCCGCGCCTGGTGCGCCTGCTGGAACAAATCGAGCAGCCGCTGCGCGAGCGCGGCCGCAGCCAACAAGGTGCCAGCCAGCACATGCTGCTGGAGCGTTTGTTCCTGGCCCAAGCGGCCGTGGCCGGCGCCAAGGAGATGCTGATCAGCGCCATCGACGAAGAGATGCAGGGCACGCTGGCCTCGTCCAAATCCTCGGCGCTCAAGCTGTTCTGCTCCGACCTGGCCCAGCAGATCATCGGCATCGCCTTTGACATGAGCCCCGACTACGCGGCGCGCCTGATTCCGAGCCTGCCCGAGAGCAGCCCGGCTGATGTGGAGCTCAAGCGCGAGCTGATCCACACCTACCTCTTCTACCGCTCGCGCACCCTGGCCGGCGGTACCAGCGAAGTACAAAAAAACGTGATTGCACGCGATATCTTTGGAGCCTGA
- a CDS encoding acyl-CoA dehydrogenase family protein gives MPFQASPMFPGDLYDTTLRVAANAVAADAQAVNATLAEAQASGSWQQFLELGWQAVLVPEASGGAGSTFADVASIAEAAGRYGLTTPLVARCAVVPAVLGAIPGRDDVAQMLGLLAAGEVSIAPVFAHDGSCSLTAMVDAEGVQLQGSLRGIDLSEPASHLLFLARSAAGEALLLLASRDQLGGSLQSWAGHDSRLTADLSLKATRLPASAVLQRGRAAVAAAKRANTVGALVCCAQIVGAIGAMVEQTIEYLNTRQQFGVQLATFQALRHRTVDMYVAYESVRGMVRERVVAFDQGDSDAHAVALLKHYLSIAARQVGESAIQLHGGIGMSRELPAARLAMHAIGCSLQWGDRYEQLDSLAADMAAEIAAEVAAESAPTAARA, from the coding sequence ATGCCTTTTCAAGCCTCTCCCATGTTTCCGGGCGATCTGTACGACACGACGTTACGGGTGGCAGCCAATGCTGTGGCGGCCGATGCACAGGCGGTCAATGCCACGCTGGCCGAAGCCCAGGCCAGCGGCAGCTGGCAGCAGTTTCTGGAGCTCGGCTGGCAAGCCGTGCTGGTGCCCGAGGCCAGTGGCGGCGCGGGCTCGACCTTTGCCGATGTGGCGTCCATCGCAGAGGCCGCTGGCCGCTATGGCCTGACCACGCCGCTGGTCGCACGCTGCGCGGTGGTGCCAGCGGTGCTGGGCGCCATCCCCGGCCGGGACGATGTGGCCCAGATGCTGGGGCTGCTGGCTGCCGGCGAAGTCTCCATCGCCCCCGTGTTTGCGCATGACGGCAGCTGCAGCCTGACGGCAATGGTCGATGCCGAAGGCGTGCAACTGCAGGGCAGCCTGCGCGGCATTGACCTGAGCGAGCCCGCCAGCCATCTGCTCTTCCTGGCCCGCAGCGCTGCCGGCGAGGCCTTGCTGCTGTTGGCCAGCCGCGATCAATTAGGCGGCAGCCTGCAAAGCTGGGCTGGCCATGACAGCCGACTGACGGCCGACCTGAGCCTGAAGGCTACGCGCCTGCCCGCCAGCGCCGTGCTGCAACGGGGCCGGGCGGCAGTGGCTGCTGCCAAGCGCGCCAATACCGTGGGCGCGCTGGTCTGCTGCGCGCAGATCGTCGGCGCCATTGGCGCGATGGTCGAGCAGACCATTGAGTACCTGAACACGCGCCAGCAGTTTGGTGTGCAGCTTGCCACCTTCCAGGCACTGCGCCACCGCACGGTGGACATGTATGTGGCTTATGAGAGCGTGCGCGGCATGGTGCGCGAGCGTGTCGTGGCCTTTGACCAGGGCGACAGCGATGCGCATGCGGTGGCACTGCTCAAGCACTACCTGTCGATCGCGGCCCGCCAGGTGGGCGAGTCGGCGATCCAGCTGCATGGCGGCATCGGCATGTCGCGCGAGCTGCCTGCCGCCCGCCTAGCCATGCATGCGATTGGCTGCAGCCTGCAGTGGGGCGACCGCTACGAGCAGCTCGACAGCCTGGCAGCCGACATGGCCGCCGAGATCGCGGCTGAAGTCGCCGCTGAATCCGCCCCCACTGCCGCCCGCGCCTGA